One genomic region from Argentina anserina chromosome 2, drPotAnse1.1, whole genome shotgun sequence encodes:
- the LOC126784426 gene encoding ethylene-responsive transcription factor SHINE 2-like translates to MVQSRKFRGVRQRQWGSWVSEIRHPLLKRRVWLGTFETAEAAARAYDQASILMNGQNAKTNFPNDNAPSADRDSKTADHLPQGHQLPWDPKELAELLSSKLKKCCKDPSPSLTCLRLDNDNSHIGVWQKRPSGSRASSNWVMRIELGKKKKQCNTTDIENEDGSRSTSSSTSLISELSAGSITNEAGIAIEEADEDHGEEDKLAMQMIEELLQLSSYPIPSPTSNVQGGN, encoded by the exons ATGGTGCAATCAAGGAAGTTCAGAGGAGTCAGGCAGCGCCAGTGGGGCTCTTGGGTGTCAGAGATTCGCCATCCATTACT TAAGAGGAGGGTGTGGCTAGGCACATTTGAGACAGCTGAGGCAGCAGCAAGAGCATATGACCAAGCATCCATATTGATGAATGGTCAGAATGCCAAGACCAATTTTCCCAATGACAACGCCCCATCTGCCGATCGAGACTCCAAAACTGCTGATCATCTTCCTCAGGGTCATCAGCTTCCATGGGATCCCAAAGAACTGGCAGAGCTTCTCAGCTCCAAGCTCAAGAAGTGTTGCAAAGACCCATCTCCATCCCTCACTTGTCTGAGGCTTGACAATGACAATTCTCACATTGGAGTCTGGCAGAAACGCCCTTCTGGATCAAGAGCCAGCTCTAACTGGGTCATGAGAATTGAGctggggaagaagaagaagcaatgcaaCACAACAGATATTGAAAATGAAGATGGATCAAgatcaacatcatcatcaacatcttTAATAAGTGAATTATCAGCTGGATCAATTACTAACGAGGCTGGAATTGCAATTGAAGAAGCTGATGAGGATCATGGTGAAGAGGATAAGCTTGCAATGCAAATGATAGAGGAATTACTCCAGTTGAGTAGTTATCCCATTCCTTCACCTACAAGTAATGTTCAAGGAGGGAACTGA
- the LOC126783394 gene encoding LOW QUALITY PROTEIN: RNA-dependent RNA polymerase 6-like (The sequence of the model RefSeq protein was modified relative to this genomic sequence to represent the inferred CDS: inserted 7 bases in 5 codons; deleted 1 base in 1 codon; substituted 2 bases at 2 genomic stop codons) has product MELEGRDNATVVTEVSFGGFKSHVTARELVDYLEDEIGLVFRCRLKISWTPPESVPNFDFTDTAKIETTDEYRRFEPHEFVHFASAESVTAAMDAVGRCRLFFNNQALKASLGPENLYNMNKRIRTIIPFNLADVGLEIGSLVRLDEFFVAWRGPRNGVDFVVDPFDGTCRFCFRRDTAFSFKGLNKHAVITCDFKVEFQVREISEFRYYTEPFKSCXLLLRLVSSPWVSYRTADXDIEQSVLFDLLDDDDPWIRTTDFTPSGAIGRCNFYRVTIPPWHGANLKKAMSYLKERRVHEAFIKKPXQDEPGFGIPMSDTIXSIHYEKSISFDILFLVNAVMHKGILNQHQLSDSFFDLLRNQPQEIKVAALKHLCSYKHPVFDVQEWLLRNPKLIKNPKRLEDIAEVRRLVITPTKAYCLPPEVELSNRVLRKYKEVADRFLRVTFMDEGMQPMNSNVMNSYVAAPIVKEITENAYPQKTKVYARIRAILMNGFHLCGRKFSFLAFSSNQLRDRSAWFFAEDKTISIQGIKNWMGKFTNRNVAKCAARMGQCFSSTYATVQVTSAQVNPKLPDIERNGYVFSDGIGKITPDLAMEVAEKLKLDRDPPCAYQIRYGGCKGVIACWPPTGDGFRLSLRPSMHKFDSEHTTLEICSWTRLQPGFLNRQIITLLSALDVTDDIFWTIQETMVSKLKQMLVDTDVAFDVLTASCAEQGNSAALMLSAGFKPQTEPHLRGILTCIQAAQLWGLREKTRIFVPSGRWLMGCLDEFGVLEQGQCFVKVSAPSLENCFAKHGSRFYQTDKNLQVIKGFVVVAKNPYLHPGDVRILEAVDVPGLHDLHDCLVFPQKGHRSHTDEASGSDLDGDLYFVTWDENLIPPGKKTWQPMEYEPAEAKLTGRKITTQVITFFVRNMVNENLGAICNVHVVHSDRSEYGAFDENCLKLAELAAIAVDFPKTGKIVTMPPHLKPKMYLDVXGKQDFLSYKSSKILGRLYRKISDAYNEDVETSSEQNHVPSEIKYDMDLEVLKAADFIADAWDKKCSYDSQLQGLMTQYKIMREEEIVTGHVWSMPKYSSRKQGELQERLKHSYSALKKEFRQFFEKMDTGFESLTDDHKNSLYEQKVSAWYQVTYHPKWVKXSLSVQGPDGPGDVLLLSFAWIAIDNLARIKIRRREVEMXKPINSLRRYLADRI; this is encoded by the exons ATGGAATTGGAAGGAAGGGATAATGCCACAGTGGTGACTGAAGTCAGCTTTGGTGGATTCAAAAGTCATGTTACGGCCAGAGAACTTGTGGACTACTTGGAAGATGAAATTGGGCTTGTATTCAGGTGTCGTTTGAAAATTTCTTGGACCCCTCCAGAGTCTGTTCCGAATTTCGATTTTACTGATACTGCAAAAATTGAAACCACAGATGAATAT AGAAGGTTTGAGCCGCATGAATTTGTGCATTTTGCTTCAGCTGAGTCAGTGACTGCTGCTATGGATGCTGTTGGGCGTTGTCGACTCTTTTTCAACAACCAAGCGCTGAAAGCAAGTTTGGGCCCTGAGAATTTGTACAACATGAACAAGAGGATAAGGACTATAATTCCATTCAATTTAGCTGATGTGGGTCTTGAGATTGGGAGTCTAGTTCGCCTAGATGAGTTCTTTGTTGCTTGGAGGGGACCACGTAATGGGGTTGATTTTGTTGTGGATCCTTTTGATGGGACTTGCAGATTTTGTTTTAGAAGAGATACTGCCTTTTCATTTAAAGGATTGAATAAACATGCTGTGATAACTTGTGATTTTAAGGTGGAGTTCCAGGTGAGAGAAATCAGTGAATTTAGATACTACACAGAGCCTTTTAAATCATG ACTTCTGTTGAGGCTGGTTTCATCACCTTGGGTTTCATATCGAACTGCTG ATGATATTGAACAATCAGTTTTATTCGATTTATTGGATGACGATGATCCTTGGATCAGAACCACAGATTTTACTCCTAGTGGGGCAATTGGGCGTTGTAATTTTTACAGAGTTACAATCCCCCCATGGCATGGTGCTAATTTGAAGAAAGCCATGAGTTATCTTAAAGAACGAAGAGTACACGAGGCGTTTATCAAAAAGC CCCAGGATGAACCTGGTTTTGGAATCCCGATGTCAGATACTATCTGATCCATTCACTACGAGAAAAgtatttcatttgatatattgtTCTTGGTCAATGCAGTAATGCACAAGGGCATATTGAATCAGCACCAGTTGTCAGACAGCTTCTTTGATTTGCTGAGAAACCAACCGCAGGAGATCAAGGTGGCTGCATTGAAGCACTTGTGTTCATACAAACACCCAGTTTTTGATGTCCAGGAATGGTTGCTGAGAAACCCCAAGCTTATCAAGAATCCCAAACGTTTGGAAGATATTGCCGAAGTTAGGAGGTTGGTGATTACCCCAACTAAAGCCTATTGTCTTCCACCAGAGGTTGAACTTTCCAATAGGGTTCTTAGAAAATATAAGGAAGTTGCTGATCGGTTCTTAAGGGTTACCTTTATGGATGAAGGAATGCAGCCAATGAATTCCAATGTCATGAATTCTTATGTTGCTGCTCCTATAGTGAAGGAAATCACAGAAAACGCTTACCCTCAGAAAACAAAAGTGTATGCAAGGATTCGGGCCATTCTGATGAATGGATTTCATTTATGTGGTCGCAAGTTCTCATTCTTGGCCTTCTCATCCAATCAATTGAGGGATCGTTCTGCCTGGTTTTTTGCTGAAGACAAGACGATTAGTATACAAGGAATCAAAAATTGGATGGGAAAGTTCACCAACAGAAACGTTGCAAAGTGTGCTGCGAGAATGGGTCAGTGCTTTTCGTCTACATATGCAACGGTACAAGTTACATCAGCCCAGGTCAATCCTAAACTTCCAGATATTGAAAGAAATGGATATGTCTTTTCTGATGGTATTGGTAAGATCACCCCCGACCTTGCAATGGAAGTTGCAGAAAAACTGAAATTGGACAGAGATCCACCTTGTGCATATCAGATAAGATATGGAGGCTGTAAAGGTGTTATTGCTTGTTGGCCACCGACAGGTGATGGCTTCCGGCTTTCTTTGAGGCCTAGTATGCACAAATTTGATTCGGAGCATACTACATTGGAAATATGTTCATGGACTAGGTTACAGCCAGGTTTCCTAAACAGGCAGATAATAACATTGCTTTCAGCACTTGATGTCACAGATGATATATTCTGGACAATACAGGAGACAATGGTTTCCAAACTGAAGCAGATGCTGGTGGACACGGATGTGGCATTTGATGTTCTCACTGCATCCTGTGCTGAACAAGGAAACTCTGCAGCTCTTATGTTAAGTGCAGGTTTCAAGCCCCAGACAGAACCACATCTGAGAGGCATATTGACATGTATACAAGCCGCACAGCTCTGGGGGCTTAGGGAAAAGACCAGGATTTTTGTTCCTTCTGGGAGATGGCTTATGGGCTGTCTAGACGAGTTTGGGGTACTTGAGCAAGGCCAGTGCTTTGTTAAAGTGTCTGCCCCATCTTTGGAAAACTGTTTTGCAAAGCATGGCTCTAGATTTTATCAGACAGATAAAAATCTTCAAGTAATAAAAGGATTTGTAGTTGTCGCAAAGAATCCTTACCTTCATCCAGGAGATGTCAGAATTCTTGAAGCAGTTGATGTACCTGGCTTACACGACTTGCATGATTGCCTTGTTTTTCCTCAGAAGGGTCATAGGTCCCACACGGATGAAGCTTCTGGAAGTGACCTAGATGGCGACCTCTACTTTGTCACATGGGATGAAAATCTTATTCCCCCAGGTAAGAAGACCTGGCAACCTATGGAGTATGAACCTGCAGAAGCCAAACTTACAGGGCGCAAGATCACTACCCAAGTAATTACCT TTTTTGTGAGAAATATGGTGAATGAGAACCTCGGAGCGATATGCAATGTACATGTAGTTCATTCTGACCGCAGTGAATATGGAGCTTTTGATGAGAATTGTCTCAAACTAGCAGAGTTAGCAGCCATAGCAGTTGATTTTCCCAAAACGGGGAAAATTGTTACCATGCCGCCGCACCTAAAGCCAAAAATGTACCTAGATG ATGGGAAACAGGACTTCCTGTCGTACAAGTCGAGCAAAATTTTAGGGAGACTCTATCGCAAGATTAGCGATGCTTATAATGAAGATGTGGAAACCTCTTCCGAGCAAAATCATGTGCCCAGTGAAATCAAATATGATATGGATCTTGAGGTTCTAAAAGCTGCAGATTTCATAGCTGATGCTTGGGATAAAAAGTGCTCTTATGATAGTCAGCTACAGGGTCTCATGACACAGTACAAAATTATGAGGGAAGAAGAGATTGTCACTGGGCATGTATGGTCAATGCCCAAGTATAGCAGCAGGAAGCAAGGGGAGCTGCAGGAGCGGTTGAAGCATTCTTACAGTGCTCTGAAGAAAGAGTTCAGGCAATTTTTTGAGAAGATGGATACGGGTTTCGAGTCACTGACTGATGATCATAAAAATAGCTTGTATGAGCAGAAGGTATCAGCTTGGTACCAGGTGACTTATCACCCTAAGTGGGTGAAATAATCACTCTCTGTGCAAGGGCCTGATGGTCCTGGAGATGTGCTGTTGTTAAGTTTTGCCTGGATTGCAATTGATAACCTTGCTCGGATCAAGATCAGGCGTCGTGAAGTGGAAAT AAAGCCAATCAACTCTTTGAGAAGGTACCTTGCTGATAGGATATAG
- the LOC126783389 gene encoding SPX domain-containing protein 1-like — protein MKFSKSLGMLIEEALPEWRDKFLSYKDLKKQLKLIYPKDGDRPPPSKRPRLNDDEAGADLADEGGDVSKEVADFVRLLENEMDKFNSFFEEKEEEYVIRWKELQDRVTEAKDSNEELMRVGREIVDFHGEMVLLENYSALNYTGLLKILKKHDKRTGVLIRFPFVQRVMQQPFFSTEVLDKLVKECEGMLDQVFSRNDPSGPSEAAKTEQCNSEPVTETREIVLKAPIELAEIKQMESVYGKQTETALRVLKDVRSGSSTVSAFSLPPLQINVVKEDSKNIHVLQQEAK, from the exons ATGAAGTTCTCGAAGAGCCTCGGCATGCTGATCGAGGAAGCCTTGCCGGAATGGCGGGACAAGTTCTTGTCCTACAAGGACCTCAAGAAGCAATTGAAGCTGATCTACCCCAAGGACGGCGACAGGCCGCCGCCGAGTAAACGTCCGCGGTTGAACGACGACGAGGCCGGTGCGGATTTGGCTGACGAAGGCGGTGACGTCTCTAAGGAGGTGGCCGATTTCGTGAGGCTGTTGGAGAACGAAATGGACAAGTTCAATTCGTTCTTCGAGGAGAAAGAGGAGGAGTACGTTATTAGATGGAAG GAGCTACAGGATAGGGTGACAGAAGCCAAAGATTCAAATGAGGAGTTGATGAGAGTAGGGAGAGAAATAGTTGATTTTCATGGAGAGATGGTTTTGTTAGAGAACTACAGTGCTCTTAATTATACAG GACTTTTGAAGATTCTGAAGAAACATGACAAGCGAACTGGTGTTCTAATTCGCTTCCCCTTTGTTCAAAGGGTAATGCAACAGCCATTCTTCAGTACTGAGGTACTGGATAAGCTCGTGAAGGAATGTGAGGGGATGCTTGATCAAGTCTTCTCCAGGAATGACCCATCAGGTCCATCCGAAGCAGCCAAAACAGAACAGTGCAACTCCGAGCCTGTGACTGAAACTAGAGAGATTGTACTGAAAGCTCCTATAGAACTTGCAGAAATAAAGCAAATGGAGAGCGTATACGGGAAGCAAACTGAAACAGCATTGCGTGTCTTGAAGGATGTTCGGAGTGGAAGCTCAACTGTTAGTGCATTTTCTCTGCCCCCTTTGCAAATAAACGTGGTGAAGGAGGATTCGAAGAATATACATGTTTTACAACAAGAAGCCAAATGA
- the LOC126783387 gene encoding probable carboxylesterase 6: MDCKLHEEPNIKPRLTVHGLVQFLKSYIDQGDYINPHKVRFFPRKMFLVEESPDYLQVFSDGTVKRFAPGVVPASSEPSDGYKFKDVIIDAAKPITGRIFIPIEIAASTAKLPVVVYFHGGGFCIGSTTWIGYHHFLGDLSVACQSIVLSVDYRLAPENRLPIAYEDCYESLVWLGHQASCDPWLNRADLSRLFLSGDSAGGNIAHNVAVKTMWNPIIHVKIGGLLSIHPYFGSEKRTEKEMSTDDEAVRNVASNDMFWRLSIPEGDNRDYFGCNFDRTELSLTQWRNEFPAVTVYVAELDFLKERGVMYAEFLQRKGIEVRLVEAENESHVFHIFKPDCEATRLLQKNMKEFIWNS, encoded by the coding sequence ATGGATTGCAAGTTACATGAGGAACCTAACATCAAACCAAGACTCACAGTTCATGGTTTGGTACAATTTCTAAAATCTTATATTGATCAAGGTGACTATATAAACCCCCACAAAGTGCGCTTCTTTCCAAGAAAAATgtttttagttgaagaatcACCAGACTATCTTCAAGTCTTTTCTGATGGAACTGTGAAACGCTTTGCACCTGGAGTAGTCCCTGCCTCATCAGAACCCTCTGATGGATACAAGTTCAAGGATGTCATCATCGACGCCGCGAAACCAATTACTGGGAGGATTTTCATTCCTATTGAGATTGCAGCATCCACAGCTAAGCTTCCAGTTGTGGTTTATTTTCATGGTGGAGGCTTCTGCATCGGCTCAACCACATGGATTGGTTACCATCATTTCCTAGGAGACTTATCTGTTGCATGCCAATCGATTGTTCTTTCAGTTGACTACCGTTTGGCTCCAGAGAACCGGCTTCCCATAGCTTATGAAGACTGTTATGAATCACTTGTTTGGCTTGGTCACCAAGCAAGCTGTGATCCATGGCTGAACAGGGCGGACCTCTCCCGGCTTTTCCTATCCGGGGACAGTGCTGGAGGGAACATAGCACATAATGTTGCTGTGAAAACTATGTGGAATCCAATCATTCATGTCAAGATAGGAGGACTGTTGTCGATTCATCCTTATTTTGGGAGTGAAAAGAGAACTGAGAAAGAAATGTCGACAGATGATGAGGCAGTTAGGAATGTGGCAAGCAATGACATGTTCTGGAGACTTAGCATACCTGAAGGTGACAATCGCGATTATTTTGGATGTAACTTTGACAGGACAGAGCTGTCTCTAACCCAATGGCGCAACGAATTTCCTGCTGTGACAGTTTACGTGGCTGAATTGGATTTTTTGAAAGAGAGGGGTGTAATGTATGCAGAGTTTTTGCAGAGAAAAGGAATTGAGGTGAGGCTGGTTGAGGCCGAGAATGAGTCCCATGTGTTTCATATTTTCAAACCCGATTGTGAGGCAACCCGTTTGCTTCAGAAAAACATGAAAGAGTTCATTTGGAACTCTTAG